In Opitutaceae bacterium TAV5, one genomic interval encodes:
- a CDS encoding pilus biosynthesis protein: protein MKFRSAKGVTLVEALIVILIIVVLGLMAIPAFNRINATQQEKKVVNNLRLLNDAAQRYFVRTGESTVTFNELVGPGKEIGEITPVAGESYPRVINRDEPEIRATGSTIPGKETIAYTN, encoded by the coding sequence ATGAAATTTCGTTCTGCCAAAGGTGTCACTCTCGTCGAGGCCCTCATTGTCATCCTTATCATCGTTGTTCTCGGCCTGATGGCGATTCCCGCCTTCAACCGCATCAATGCCACCCAGCAGGAAAAGAAGGTGGTCAACAACCTCCGCCTGCTCAACGACGCCGCCCAGCGTTACTTCGTGCGCACCGGCGAGAGCACGGTGACGTTCAACGAACTCGTCGGACCCGGCAAGGAGATCGGTGAAATCACGCCGGTCGCCGGAGAGAGCTACCCGCGGGTCATCAACCGCGACGAGCCGGAGATCCGCGCCACCGGCTCGACTATTCCGGG